A section of the Paenibacillus aurantius genome encodes:
- a CDS encoding SIS domain-containing protein, translating to MTTVTEQYLSKIITHLQSLQAEETEAVRRAARLVADHVKQDRIVYTYGPGGHSNLGAQEIFFRAGGLMHISAMLDEGTLISGGALRSMAMERTPGYGLIVMDDYGLGEGDLLILINAYGINSAVIDAALEAKRRGVTVIAVTSVRHAQATPAEHPARHPSKRNLYELADVVLDCKVEVGDAVVDIEGLEQRVAAMSTFANSFLLNALVAETVDLLVREGVTPPIWMSGNATGGDESNARFIDRFKGRIKKL from the coding sequence ATGACAACGGTGACCGAGCAGTATTTGTCCAAAATCATCACCCACCTTCAAAGCCTTCAGGCGGAGGAAACCGAAGCCGTCCGCCGGGCGGCCCGTCTGGTAGCCGACCATGTCAAGCAGGACCGCATTGTGTACACCTACGGCCCTGGCGGACATTCCAACCTGGGGGCACAGGAGATCTTTTTCCGGGCCGGCGGGTTGATGCACATCAGCGCCATGCTGGATGAAGGGACACTGATCAGCGGAGGGGCCCTGCGTTCCATGGCCATGGAGCGTACCCCGGGCTACGGCCTGATCGTGATGGACGATTACGGGCTGGGGGAGGGCGACCTCCTCATCCTTATCAATGCTTATGGAATCAACTCGGCCGTGATCGATGCCGCCCTGGAAGCCAAGCGCCGGGGGGTTACGGTGATCGCCGTAACCTCTGTCCGCCATGCCCAGGCGACCCCGGCGGAGCATCCGGCCCGGCATCCGTCCAAGCGCAACTTGTATGAGCTGGCCGACGTGGTCCTTGACTGCAAGGTGGAGGTAGGGGACGCGGTTGTGGATATCGAAGGGCTCGAGCAGCGGGTGGCCGCGATGTCCACCTTTGCGAACTCTTTCCTGCTGAACGCGCTTGTGGCCGAAACGGTAGATCTGCTTGTCCGGGAAGGCGTAACGCCGCCGATTTGGATGAGCGGCAACGCCACCGGCGGGGATGAATCGAATGCCCGGTTCATCGACCGGTTCAAGGGACGCATCAAGAAGCTGTAG
- a CDS encoding extracellular solute-binding protein codes for MRRENEFLHTQLTGRLREQIVTGFIKPGEFLLSENELCKFYGLSRSSVRKSLEQLVNEGLIVKLAGKGALVPPDLQIDNTMRKVLHIVMPAPSHFANLGFSVILDAFRRDHPLVDIKMLTLPAPGYWDSLRISREMGLQPDVILVTDTQYSELVNPDAYEDLDSLCPAESADLYPKVLGAFRDGERIKALPVTFSTVFLAYNPSLFAANGIPVPNVQWTLDEFKQAALSLTRDTNGDGILDRYGFSLSSHMSRWPVFALQNGFKPDGRESNRETILRTFTFFHDILYHSRCAVFQPGSPNRLTSNPFVKGKSGMALTTTFEMASWQELDFKPAVGPLPLGDVDATLLLANALMIPSDSSEPGLAEALLRTAIRPDVQDRICRSTPFLSVLRSINEEARSHAFLRNLNILDPAMENNLFLNELIGDPDAWQGIQEQIELFMHGLESAEEIANLWRREGASAKAL; via the coding sequence ATGCGCAGAGAAAACGAATTTCTTCATACGCAATTAACCGGACGCCTCCGTGAGCAGATTGTAACCGGCTTTATCAAACCGGGGGAATTCCTGCTCTCCGAGAACGAGCTCTGCAAGTTTTACGGGCTCAGCCGTTCCTCCGTCCGCAAATCCCTGGAGCAGCTCGTGAACGAGGGCTTGATCGTCAAGCTGGCCGGCAAAGGAGCGCTCGTTCCTCCCGATCTGCAAATCGACAACACCATGCGCAAGGTGCTTCATATTGTCATGCCGGCCCCTTCCCACTTTGCCAACCTCGGCTTTTCCGTCATTCTGGATGCTTTCCGGCGGGATCATCCCCTGGTTGACATCAAGATGCTGACCTTGCCGGCACCGGGGTATTGGGATAGCCTTAGGATCAGCCGGGAAATGGGGCTTCAGCCCGACGTCATTCTGGTCACGGATACGCAGTATTCCGAGCTCGTGAACCCCGATGCTTACGAGGATTTGGATTCCTTATGTCCGGCCGAATCCGCCGATCTGTATCCCAAGGTTCTGGGGGCTTTCCGCGACGGAGAACGGATTAAAGCCCTTCCCGTCACTTTCTCGACAGTTTTCCTTGCCTATAACCCATCGCTTTTCGCGGCCAACGGAATCCCGGTACCTAACGTGCAGTGGACTCTGGACGAGTTCAAGCAGGCGGCCCTCAGCCTGACCCGGGATACGAATGGAGACGGCATTCTCGACCGCTACGGCTTCTCCCTTTCCTCCCACATGAGCCGCTGGCCTGTGTTTGCCCTGCAGAACGGCTTTAAGCCCGACGGCCGGGAGTCCAACCGCGAGACGATTCTCCGGACGTTTACTTTCTTTCATGACATTCTGTACCACTCCCGGTGCGCCGTTTTCCAGCCCGGCTCCCCCAATCGGCTCACCTCCAATCCTTTTGTGAAGGGAAAATCGGGGATGGCGCTGACGACCACCTTCGAGATGGCCTCCTGGCAGGAGCTCGACTTCAAGCCGGCCGTCGGTCCGCTTCCGCTCGGCGACGTGGACGCCACCCTGCTCCTCGCCAATGCGCTGATGATCCCTTCGGACAGCAGCGAGCCGGGGCTCGCGGAGGCCCTGCTGCGGACGGCCATCCGCCCCGATGTGCAGGACCGGATCTGCCGGAGCACGCCGTTCCTCTCGGTGCTCCGGAGCATTAACGAAGAAGCCCGCTCCCACGCCTTCCTGCGTAATCTTAATATTCTGGACCCGGCGATGGAGAACAACCTGTTCCTGAACGAGCTAATCGGGGATCCGGACGCTTGGCAGGGCATTCAGGAGCAGATCGAGCTGTTCATGCACGGGCTGGAATCCGCTGAAGAGATCGCCAACCTGTGGAGGCGGGAAGGGGCAAGCGCCAAAGCCCTGTAG
- a CDS encoding cold-inducible protein YdjO-related protein, protein MESATTATEPKQEIQQIQIWKCKDAECKAWIREEFVTESNPACPMCKGAMIRSYKHLPVVAKKGKKKFIVGRIRS, encoded by the coding sequence GTGGAATCGGCAACAACCGCAACGGAACCGAAGCAAGAGATTCAACAGATTCAAATCTGGAAATGCAAGGACGCGGAATGCAAGGCGTGGATTCGCGAGGAATTCGTGACGGAGTCCAACCCGGCTTGTCCTATGTGCAAGGGAGCCATGATCCGCAGCTACAAACACCTGCCGGTTGTGGCGAAGAAGGGCAAGAAGAAATTTATCGTGGGACGGATCCGTTCCTAG
- a CDS encoding Ger(x)C family spore germination protein, with protein sequence MKASKRLFLLLSSLCLLLLTGCWDETHPQDVVYVTALGIDYDGKAFRIFTQVMDFSSVAKMGEGGKPNQEVPAWIGTAQGESVQQALNNLELSTQQVTSLEHLMTVICTDKALPRLDSILDAINRIRAVRYTTWVYATRIPIEKLLTVKGFFNLSPLSTLLYQPEESYRQSSFIPPREMMRFVSRYREPAGSAYLPSITLTRSHWRKQDKKETVYTLDGAYFLQHGKPAGYFSRNELRGFRWLTPEFKSSPLHLKKENHRLAEMMITGMKAQYKVEVSGGKPRYSLYLKATGRVDEIDPGVSEQDVVEEVRSQIVSQIRDTYRIGAERGVDVLNLEEKLYRSNNKLWKQVTSSGPYSPKAEELGEIRVDVHILHYGRFKLVP encoded by the coding sequence ATGAAAGCAAGTAAACGGCTGTTTCTGCTGCTAAGCTCCCTCTGTCTCCTGCTTCTAACCGGGTGCTGGGACGAGACCCATCCCCAGGATGTTGTTTATGTGACTGCTCTCGGTATCGATTACGACGGGAAGGCGTTCCGGATCTTTACCCAGGTGATGGACTTCTCCTCCGTGGCCAAAATGGGTGAGGGCGGCAAGCCGAATCAGGAGGTCCCCGCCTGGATCGGGACAGCCCAAGGGGAGTCCGTTCAGCAGGCGCTTAACAACCTGGAGCTGTCGACCCAGCAGGTGACTTCCCTGGAGCATTTAATGACGGTCATCTGCACGGACAAGGCACTGCCGAGACTCGATTCTATACTCGATGCGATCAACAGGATCCGCGCCGTCCGTTACACGACATGGGTGTACGCGACTCGTATTCCAATAGAGAAGCTGCTGACCGTCAAAGGATTCTTCAACCTTTCCCCACTGTCGACCCTGCTGTACCAGCCCGAAGAAAGCTACCGGCAGAGCTCCTTCATCCCGCCCCGGGAAATGATGCGGTTCGTTTCCCGGTACCGGGAACCGGCAGGTAGCGCTTACCTTCCCTCCATCACCCTAACCCGTTCCCACTGGAGGAAACAGGATAAGAAGGAGACGGTGTATACGCTCGACGGTGCTTATTTCCTGCAGCACGGGAAGCCGGCCGGTTATTTCTCGAGAAACGAGCTTCGCGGCTTCCGATGGCTGACCCCCGAATTCAAGAGCTCTCCGCTTCACCTGAAGAAGGAGAACCACCGGCTGGCCGAGATGATGATTACAGGCATGAAAGCCCAGTACAAGGTGGAGGTCAGCGGCGGCAAGCCGCGCTATTCCCTTTATCTAAAGGCCACGGGAAGGGTCGATGAGATCGATCCCGGGGTTTCGGAGCAGGACGTGGTGGAAGAAGTCCGTTCGCAAATCGTCTCCCAGATCCGGGACACGTACCGAATAGGAGCCGAGCGGGGAGTGGATGTGCTTAACCTCGAGGAGAAGCTGTACCGCTCCAATAACAAGCTGTGGAAGCAGGTAACCTCGTCCGGTCCGTATTCCCCTAAGGCCGAAGAGCTGGGGGAGATCCGGGTCGATGTCCATATCCTTCACTATGGACGGTTTAAGCTCGTTCCCTGA
- a CDS encoding spore germination protein: MNNRAETASIGGLTEETLLEEFAPCGDVLSQTILVETGGQIRRLLLLYAEGLTDRKLFTETVLPALDKLLADPDLPADSWGERSPLPLSLLDGKENLQKAADRLFSGSILLYNGMAKLLYSLDIASLPGRQPEESSMEVSVKGARDGFVEELSVNVALVRKRIRTSSLAVESFVVGRRSRTKVSVLYVTDVARREMIQDVRDRLRRLEIDALLSAGHLEELLSDNPRSFFPLTDYIGRPDHVVECLMKGRAVILLDGAPNAIIVPANLLLLLKSPEDSSLPYYYVSLERFIRLLGLFVALFLPGFWVALTAFNMDQLPFPLLATIINSRIGLPLSAPLEAFLMIFLFEVFREAGVRLPKPVGQTIAVVGGLIVGDAAIRAGFTSPTMLVITAFTAVANFTLVNQGLAGAVTIIRLIVLLICSAFGMYGFFLSLFALLLYLSTLSSFGMPYLSPLSPPYGKDILASAFRLPPYLSRRRASSLAGRDTVQQGDSDESK; encoded by the coding sequence ATGAATAACCGTGCCGAAACGGCCTCCATCGGGGGGCTGACGGAAGAAACGCTGCTGGAGGAATTCGCCCCTTGCGGAGACGTGCTGTCCCAAACGATTCTCGTCGAGACGGGCGGGCAAATCCGCAGGCTGCTTCTGCTGTATGCGGAGGGGTTGACGGACCGCAAGCTGTTTACCGAAACGGTTCTCCCGGCTCTCGATAAGCTGCTGGCCGATCCGGACCTGCCTGCCGATTCCTGGGGGGAACGCTCCCCGCTCCCCTTGTCTCTTCTCGATGGAAAGGAGAACCTGCAGAAGGCGGCGGACCGCCTGTTCAGCGGCAGCATTCTTCTGTATAACGGGATGGCCAAGCTTCTCTATTCCCTGGATATCGCCAGTCTCCCCGGACGTCAGCCTGAGGAATCGAGCATGGAGGTTTCGGTTAAAGGCGCCCGGGACGGGTTTGTAGAGGAGCTCTCCGTGAATGTGGCCCTCGTCCGCAAACGGATCCGCACATCCTCTCTCGCCGTCGAATCGTTCGTGGTCGGCCGGCGCAGCCGGACGAAGGTCTCCGTCCTGTATGTGACCGATGTGGCCCGCCGGGAGATGATCCAGGACGTCCGGGACCGTCTCCGCCGCCTTGAGATCGACGCCCTGCTGAGCGCCGGGCACCTCGAGGAGCTCCTGTCGGACAACCCCCGTTCCTTCTTCCCGCTCACCGATTACATCGGCCGTCCCGACCATGTGGTGGAATGCCTTATGAAAGGCCGGGCGGTTATCCTTCTGGATGGAGCGCCGAACGCCATCATCGTACCGGCCAACCTGCTCCTCCTGCTGAAATCCCCCGAGGATTCCAGCCTTCCGTACTACTACGTTTCGCTCGAGCGCTTCATCCGCCTGCTCGGCTTGTTCGTGGCTTTGTTCCTGCCCGGCTTCTGGGTGGCCCTGACCGCCTTCAACATGGATCAGCTGCCGTTCCCGCTTCTGGCCACCATCATCAATTCAAGGATCGGGCTTCCTCTCAGCGCTCCTTTGGAAGCGTTCCTTATGATTTTCCTGTTCGAGGTGTTTCGCGAGGCCGGCGTCCGTCTTCCGAAGCCCGTCGGGCAAACCATTGCCGTGGTAGGCGGTTTGATCGTGGGGGACGCGGCCATACGGGCCGGGTTCACCTCTCCGACCATGCTGGTCATTACCGCCTTTACCGCCGTGGCCAATTTCACGCTTGTCAACCAAGGCTTAGCAGGAGCCGTCACCATTATCCGCCTGATCGTCCTCCTGATCTGCTCGGCCTTCGGCATGTACGGCTTCTTCCTTTCCCTGTTTGCGCTCCTGCTCTATTTGTCCACCCTCTCGTCCTTTGGAATGCCTTATCTTTCCCCGTTATCCCCGCCTTATGGGAAGGACATTCTGGCCTCCGCCTTCCGGCTCCCGCCCTACCTAAGCCGAAGACGGGCCTCCAGCCTCGCCGGCCGCGATACCGTTCAACAGGGAGATTCCGATGAAAGCAAGTAA
- a CDS encoding endospore germination permease, with amino-acid sequence MTRIRPLGLCFIFFLSAGLMNHVLVIPLLAETGGRDAWLSILLVMPPGLLGLALLYYLIQRLSGSSLPQWTKARYGRAASLLLTVPLLLQLLLILFMTVKDTTNWTEATYLPRTPDLVVALLFMGLCFAAAQFGIGSIAIMAYLLLPFVVILGHFVMGANIRYKDYSFLRPFLEHGMGPVWHGMLYASGGLAEMAVLLLVNHRLSKPFKLWGLLLAGTLVTSLSIGPLIGGYAEFGPAEMMKQRYPSYAQWRLVSVGKYIEHLDFFAIYQWLSGAFVRVSFAMFVIADVTGLKGRKRSFVLLLLSLLLVLAVLLPISDHRFLTMVKEIFIPYTVGSAILVLLAAAGLVFLASRRKKANANE; translated from the coding sequence ATGACCCGAATCCGACCTCTCGGTCTATGCTTCATCTTCTTCTTGTCCGCCGGGCTCATGAATCACGTTCTGGTCATTCCGCTGCTGGCCGAAACCGGGGGCCGGGATGCCTGGCTGAGCATCCTGCTCGTTATGCCTCCAGGACTGCTCGGGCTTGCCCTGCTCTATTATCTGATCCAGAGGCTGTCCGGAAGCTCCCTGCCCCAGTGGACGAAGGCACGGTACGGGAGAGCGGCTTCTCTGCTGCTGACCGTTCCCCTGCTCCTTCAGCTTCTCCTGATTCTGTTCATGACGGTGAAGGATACCACCAATTGGACCGAAGCCACTTATCTGCCGCGCACCCCGGATCTGGTCGTGGCCCTGCTGTTCATGGGCTTGTGCTTCGCGGCCGCTCAATTCGGCATCGGCTCCATCGCCATCATGGCCTATTTGCTGCTTCCCTTTGTCGTCATTTTGGGCCATTTCGTTATGGGGGCCAATATCCGCTACAAGGATTATTCGTTTTTGCGCCCTTTTCTGGAGCATGGCATGGGACCCGTTTGGCACGGCATGCTGTACGCCTCCGGAGGGCTGGCCGAGATGGCCGTCCTTCTTCTGGTCAACCACCGGCTGAGCAAGCCCTTCAAGCTGTGGGGCCTGCTGCTTGCCGGAACTCTGGTCACTTCCCTCTCCATCGGGCCGCTTATCGGAGGCTATGCGGAATTCGGGCCGGCCGAAATGATGAAGCAGCGCTACCCTTCGTACGCTCAGTGGAGACTGGTCTCTGTCGGCAAATACATCGAACATTTGGATTTCTTCGCCATCTACCAATGGCTTTCCGGGGCGTTCGTCCGGGTGTCCTTTGCCATGTTCGTGATCGCGGACGTCACGGGGCTGAAGGGCCGGAAGCGCTCCTTCGTGCTGCTCCTTCTCTCTCTGCTGCTTGTCCTGGCCGTTCTGCTTCCGATCAGCGACCACCGGTTTCTCACGATGGTCAAGGAAATCTTCATTCCTTACACCGTTGGATCGGCCATTCTAGTCCTATTAGCGGCTGCCGGTCTGGTTTTCCTGGCCAGCCGCAGAAAGAAGGCGAACGCGAATGAATAA
- a CDS encoding DUF2512 family protein has protein sequence MTRFLSKIVVNGILLVILLRYLAEADLIAATFTAVALSVIAYLAGDQFVLRMTNNTLALVADALLALAFLWLAARYFQWPYSYAEILVTVVILTAAEALYHKLLPSWDDGKSSLR, from the coding sequence ATGACTCGTTTTCTCAGCAAAATCGTCGTTAACGGAATTCTCCTCGTGATCCTGCTGCGGTATCTGGCCGAGGCGGACCTGATCGCAGCCACCTTCACCGCGGTCGCGCTGTCCGTTATCGCTTATCTGGCCGGAGACCAGTTTGTTCTCCGGATGACGAACAATACCCTCGCCCTCGTCGCCGACGCCCTGCTTGCGTTAGCTTTCTTGTGGCTCGCGGCACGCTATTTTCAATGGCCTTACAGCTACGCCGAAATCCTGGTGACCGTTGTCATCCTGACGGCTGCCGAGGCACTTTATCACAAGCTTCTCCCCTCCTGGGACGATGGAAAGTCCAGTCTCCGTTAA
- a CDS encoding ABC transporter substrate-binding protein — MLSRRHLSRRFRALPLLSAVVSLSVWLTACGSPAADSTPSPSSPAASGAPAASGTHKVKHAMGETEVPNSPQRVVILTNEGTEALLALGVKPVGAVNSYVGNPYYDHIKAEMEGVKPLGTESQPNLEMIAALKPDLILGNKMRQEKIYTQLNAIAPTVFSETLRGEWKNNFRLYAEALNKKDAGEKVIGDFDKRIEDFKSKAGDKLKEQVSVVRFMAGKTRVYLEDSFTGVIFKQIGIARKPNNYKDPFMEEITKERLPEVDAQRLFYFTYETGDNKGTQQEKDWLNDPLWKNLNVVKSGKVYRVNDTIWNTAGGVKAANLMLDELYKIYEVK; from the coding sequence ATGCTTTCCCGCCGTCATCTGTCCCGCCGTTTCCGAGCTCTTCCCCTGCTGTCCGCCGTTGTATCCCTATCCGTTTGGTTAACGGCCTGCGGCTCGCCTGCCGCCGATTCCACTCCCTCTCCTTCCTCCCCCGCTGCTTCCGGAGCCCCGGCTGCCAGCGGCACCCATAAGGTGAAGCATGCCATGGGAGAGACCGAAGTGCCGAACAGCCCGCAGCGGGTTGTCATTCTGACGAACGAAGGCACGGAAGCCCTTCTCGCGCTTGGCGTCAAGCCCGTTGGAGCGGTTAATTCCTACGTCGGCAACCCGTACTACGACCACATCAAAGCCGAGATGGAAGGCGTCAAGCCTCTCGGAACCGAGTCCCAGCCGAACCTGGAGATGATCGCCGCGCTCAAGCCGGATCTCATTCTCGGCAACAAAATGCGCCAGGAGAAGATCTACACCCAGTTGAACGCCATCGCCCCTACCGTCTTCTCGGAAACGCTCCGCGGGGAATGGAAGAACAATTTCCGTCTCTATGCCGAAGCTTTGAACAAGAAGGACGCGGGAGAGAAGGTCATCGGGGACTTCGACAAGCGGATTGAGGACTTCAAGTCGAAGGCCGGCGACAAGCTGAAGGAGCAGGTATCGGTGGTCCGGTTCATGGCCGGCAAGACGAGGGTTTACCTGGAGGATTCTTTTACCGGCGTCATCTTCAAGCAGATCGGCATCGCCCGCAAGCCTAACAATTACAAGGATCCGTTCATGGAAGAGATCACGAAGGAACGCCTTCCCGAGGTGGACGCCCAGCGGCTGTTCTACTTCACCTACGAAACAGGCGATAACAAAGGGACCCAGCAGGAGAAGGATTGGCTGAACGATCCTCTGTGGAAGAACCTTAATGTCGTCAAAAGCGGCAAGGTATACCGGGTCAACGATACGATCTGGAACACGGCGGGCGGGGTTAAGGCCGCCAACCTGATGCTCGACGAGCTGTACAAGATTTACGAGGTAAAATAA
- a CDS encoding FecCD family ABC transporter permease, whose translation MLRSLRHRTSAKYTGLLVFALLLILAMLGSVTLGIKPYSLHQVMEAYTAYNGSNEHIIIRTTRVPRACIAAVVGASLAVAGALMQAVTRNPLASPSLFGVNAGAAFAIVFSVAFLDLSGLTTFTWTAFAGAAVSAAAVYGLGSAGRGGMTPIKITLAGSTLSAFFLSLTQGILLANGKAFDEVLFWLVGSVSGRTMEMLLAVLPYMLGALAGSFVLSPHINILTMGDDVAKGLGQRTMLIKSMAALVIVLLAGGSVAVAGPIVFVGIIIPHIVRFLIGADYRWIVRYCALLGALLLVAADLGARFLIMPKEVPVGVATALIGVPFFVYIARKGGRL comes from the coding sequence ATGCTCAGGTCACTCCGTCATCGTACGTCAGCCAAATATACCGGCCTTCTGGTGTTTGCCCTATTGCTTATTCTGGCGATGCTTGGAAGCGTCACGCTCGGCATTAAGCCGTACTCCCTGCATCAGGTTATGGAAGCCTATACGGCGTACAACGGCTCCAACGAGCATATCATTATCCGAACCACCCGCGTGCCGCGGGCATGCATCGCCGCCGTCGTGGGGGCCTCACTGGCTGTCGCCGGAGCCCTCATGCAGGCGGTTACGCGAAACCCGCTTGCCTCGCCCAGTCTTTTTGGCGTAAATGCGGGGGCGGCCTTCGCCATTGTCTTCTCGGTTGCCTTTCTTGACCTGTCGGGTCTGACGACCTTTACCTGGACGGCCTTTGCCGGGGCGGCCGTAAGTGCGGCTGCCGTTTACGGGCTCGGCTCCGCCGGGCGCGGCGGCATGACGCCGATCAAGATCACCCTTGCCGGGTCCACCTTATCTGCCTTCTTCCTGTCTCTGACCCAGGGCATACTGCTGGCGAACGGAAAAGCGTTCGACGAGGTACTGTTCTGGCTCGTGGGGTCTGTGTCGGGCCGGACGATGGAGATGCTCCTTGCCGTGCTTCCGTATATGCTGGGGGCACTCGCCGGCTCCTTCGTGCTCTCCCCGCATATCAACATTCTGACAATGGGGGACGACGTGGCGAAGGGGCTCGGGCAACGGACCATGCTGATCAAAAGCATGGCCGCTCTCGTGATCGTTCTGCTCGCGGGCGGCTCGGTCGCCGTGGCGGGTCCGATCGTCTTCGTCGGCATCATCATTCCGCATATCGTCCGGTTCCTCATCGGTGCCGACTACCGCTGGATCGTTCGGTACTGCGCCCTGCTGGGGGCTCTGCTGCTTGTCGCGGCGGATCTTGGAGCCCGCTTCCTCATCATGCCGAAGGAAGTTCCAGTCGGCGTGGCCACGGCCCTGATCGGCGTTCCCTTCTTCGTTTACATCGCGAGGAAAGGAGGGCGCCTCTGA
- a CDS encoding FecCD family ABC transporter permease, protein MDFSKKSRYWTVRTKSYSYLISKKTLAVTAVLLAVTAAVFLLSTGTGSVFLSPVKVVKAIIGTGDPMSETIVRSLRLPRTLIAVLVGAALAVSGAVLQGMVRNSLASPDSLGMTGGATLGAILYFFLLAGSLGIHWLPLCAVLGAFAAAVFVYGFSWRRGGGVTPLRLVLIGTAFTQAANALSYMLMISGPIILANLSLTFMTGSIYGVSWQKHVLPLLPWLIVLLPATLLYARHVNIQELGEDVARSVGGRVQRQRLVLLLLAVSLAGAGVAIGGAVGFIGLMAPHMARRLVGPAFGGVLPVSALLGSLILLVADLGARTLFSPLDIPAGVFTAAVGAPFFIYLVYRSRGQ, encoded by the coding sequence ATGGACTTTTCCAAGAAATCACGCTATTGGACCGTAAGGACCAAGAGCTATTCTTATCTTATCAGTAAAAAAACGCTCGCCGTCACAGCCGTTCTCCTGGCTGTTACCGCGGCGGTGTTTCTCCTAAGCACCGGAACCGGAAGCGTGTTCCTGTCTCCGGTTAAGGTTGTGAAGGCCATAATCGGCACCGGCGATCCCATGAGCGAGACGATCGTCCGGAGCCTCCGGCTGCCGCGGACGCTCATCGCCGTTCTCGTCGGAGCGGCACTGGCCGTATCCGGCGCCGTCCTGCAGGGCATGGTCCGCAACTCCCTCGCCTCTCCGGATTCGCTCGGGATGACGGGAGGAGCCACGCTGGGAGCGATTCTGTATTTCTTTCTCCTCGCGGGTTCTCTGGGCATCCACTGGCTGCCCTTGTGTGCAGTACTGGGAGCGTTCGCCGCCGCCGTGTTCGTCTACGGCTTCTCCTGGAGAAGAGGGGGCGGGGTGACGCCTCTGCGTCTTGTGCTCATCGGGACCGCGTTCACCCAGGCGGCGAACGCCCTGTCGTATATGCTTATGATCTCGGGTCCGATCATTCTCGCGAACCTGTCGCTTACGTTCATGACCGGCAGCATCTACGGGGTGTCGTGGCAGAAGCATGTGCTTCCGCTCCTTCCCTGGCTGATTGTGCTGCTGCCGGCCACGCTCCTCTATGCGCGGCATGTTAACATTCAGGAGCTGGGCGAGGATGTGGCCCGCAGCGTAGGCGGGCGGGTCCAGAGGCAGCGTCTTGTGCTGCTGCTGCTCGCCGTATCGCTCGCCGGAGCGGGAGTGGCCATCGGGGGCGCCGTTGGCTTCATCGGCCTCATGGCGCCGCATATGGCCCGCCGGCTTGTCGGCCCCGCCTTTGGCGGCGTGCTGCCCGTCTCCGCCCTCCTCGGCTCGCTTATTCTGCTTGTAGCCGATCTGGGGGCGAGGACGCTGTTCTCCCCGCTAGACATTCCCGCGGGGGTTTTCACGGCCGCCGTCGGGGCGCCGTTCTTCATCTATCTGGTTTACCGCAGCCGCGGGCAGTAG
- a CDS encoding ABC transporter ATP-binding protein — protein sequence MTAIRSHQLNLSYGDTAIFQELNVTIPQGEITVFIGGNGCGKSTLLRSLARLLKPQSGQIVLNGSDIATLSTKEVARRLSILPQGPTAPEGLTVLQLVKQGRYPYQSWLQQWSDADESAVRRALTLTGMDVLAERAVDSLSGGQRQRAWIAMTLAQETPVILLDEPTTYLDLAHQIEVLDLLQELNEKENRTIVMVLHDINLACRYAHHLVAIKNGRIWAEGDPSLVVDDELIRQVFELDCQVIPDPLFGTPMVIPYGKGKAPVDRSGKSRRDGKREPEPDRENESSSERESERLVVSAR from the coding sequence ATGACGGCCATCCGGTCTCATCAATTGAACTTAAGCTACGGAGACACCGCCATCTTTCAAGAGCTGAACGTCACGATCCCGCAGGGGGAGATCACCGTATTCATCGGCGGCAACGGCTGCGGGAAATCGACGCTGCTCCGGTCGCTCGCCCGGCTGCTCAAGCCGCAAAGCGGACAAATCGTCCTGAACGGCAGCGATATCGCCACCCTCTCCACGAAGGAGGTGGCCCGCCGGCTGTCGATTCTTCCCCAGGGGCCGACCGCACCTGAAGGGCTGACCGTGCTCCAGCTCGTCAAGCAGGGACGGTACCCGTACCAGAGCTGGCTTCAGCAGTGGTCGGACGCCGACGAGTCGGCCGTGCGCCGCGCCCTTACGCTTACAGGCATGGATGTGCTCGCCGAGCGCGCGGTGGATTCCTTGTCGGGCGGTCAGCGCCAGCGGGCGTGGATCGCGATGACGCTCGCCCAGGAGACCCCGGTCATCCTGCTCGACGAGCCGACGACCTATCTTGACCTCGCTCATCAGATCGAGGTGCTCGACCTGCTTCAGGAGCTGAACGAGAAGGAGAACCGGACGATCGTGATGGTGCTTCACGACATCAACCTGGCTTGCCGGTATGCTCACCACCTGGTGGCCATCAAGAACGGACGCATCTGGGCGGAGGGCGACCCGAGCCTCGTCGTCGATGACGAGCTGATCCGCCAGGTGTTCGAGCTCGACTGCCAGGTGATCCCCGACCCGCTGTTCGGCACCCCGATGGTGATTCCGTACGGCAAAGGGAAAGCCCCGGTGGATAGGTCTGGGAAGAGCCGGAGGGATGGAAAAAGGGAACCGGAACCGGACAGAGAAAACGAAAGCAGCAGCGAAAGGGAATCGGAACGGCTCGTCGTTTCGGCCCGCTGA